From Frateuria aurantia DSM 6220, one genomic window encodes:
- the ispD gene encoding 2-C-methyl-D-erythritol 4-phosphate cytidylyltransferase: MQSIWCVVPAAGKGTRVGGPLPKQYLPIAGRSLLQLTLERLATHPAIAGLVVTLAAGDPHWPGLTEVAGKPVRTADGGLERYDSVLAGLDGLPPEVAATDFVLVHDAARPCVRHVDISRLIEQASRFEGGLLGAPLRDTLKRADDQSHSLETEPRDGRWRAFTPQMFRRQALIQALRQARADGVVVSDEAMAMERAGVRPLLVEGAEDNLKVTTQADFALAEFILSRAVQ, encoded by the coding sequence ATGCAATCCATCTGGTGCGTGGTACCCGCCGCCGGCAAGGGTACCCGCGTAGGCGGGCCGTTGCCCAAGCAATATTTGCCGATTGCCGGCCGCAGTCTGCTGCAACTGACCCTGGAGCGACTGGCCACGCATCCCGCCATTGCCGGTCTGGTTGTCACGCTTGCTGCCGGCGACCCGCATTGGCCCGGCCTGACCGAGGTGGCCGGCAAGCCGGTAAGAACGGCCGATGGTGGTCTGGAGCGCTATGATTCGGTGCTGGCCGGGCTGGATGGCCTGCCGCCGGAAGTGGCCGCCACCGACTTTGTGCTGGTCCACGATGCGGCGCGGCCGTGTGTCCGCCATGTCGATATCAGCCGATTGATCGAGCAGGCTTCCCGCTTCGAGGGCGGCCTGCTGGGTGCGCCCCTGCGCGATACCCTCAAGCGCGCCGATGACCAGAGCCATTCGCTGGAGACCGAGCCACGCGACGGTCGCTGGCGTGCCTTCACGCCGCAGATGTTTCGCCGTCAGGCGCTGATCCAGGCCTTGCGCCAGGCCCGTGCCGATGGTGTGGTCGTCAGTGACGAGGCGATGGCGATGGAGCGCGCAGGTGTCCGGCCGCTGCTGGTGGAAGGTGCCGAGGACAATCTCAAGGTGACCACACAGGCGGATTTCGCCCTGGCCGAATTCATATTGTCCCGCGCGGTCCAATGA
- the ftsB gene encoding cell division protein FtsB, translating into MLRITFLILLLVLLALQFKLWGGHGALRQLQARRSSVAELTDQNAQLLQRNQALGADVEDLKSGDQAIEARARGELGLIKPGEVFYQVVDPAGGNSAAPTQGMNN; encoded by the coding sequence ATGCTGCGGATCACCTTCCTCATTCTGCTGCTCGTCCTGCTTGCCCTTCAGTTCAAACTGTGGGGCGGGCACGGGGCCTTGCGGCAGTTGCAGGCGCGCCGCAGCTCGGTGGCCGAGCTGACCGACCAGAACGCCCAGCTGTTGCAACGCAATCAGGCGCTGGGCGCCGACGTCGAGGACCTCAAGAGCGGCGATCAGGCCATCGAGGCGCGTGCGCGCGGCGAATTGGGGCTGATCAAGCCTGGCGAGGTGTTTTATCAAGTGGTGGATCCGGCTGGCGGAAATTCCGCGGCCCCCACCCAGGGAATGAATAACTGA